Proteins from a single region of Candidatus Delongbacteria bacterium:
- a CDS encoding response regulator: MARILFADDDESLRLLYREEFGADGHELLFASTGREAVELARRERPDLIVMDIRMPEMDGLEAMGRIVAEDNEVPVIIYSAFPHHKEDFSSWLADAYLVKSMDLGELKRVIDRKLGERGPA; encoded by the coding sequence ATGGCCAGGATCCTGTTCGCGGATGACGACGAGTCCCTGAGGCTGCTCTACCGCGAGGAATTCGGCGCGGACGGGCACGAGCTGCTCTTCGCCTCCACGGGCCGCGAGGCCGTGGAGCTGGCGCGCCGGGAGCGCCCCGACCTGATCGTGATGGACATCCGCATGCCCGAGATGGACGGCCTGGAGGCCATGGGGCGCATCGTGGCCGAGGACAACGAGGTGCCCGTGATCATCTACAGCGCCTTCCCGCACCACAAGGAGGACTTTTCCAGCTGGCTGGCCGACGCCTATCTGGTCAAGTCCATGGACCTGGGCGAGTTGAAGCGCGTCATCGATCGCAAACTGGGCGAGCGCGGACCCGCCTGA
- the proS gene encoding proline--tRNA ligase has protein sequence MARNITARSQDYSEWYLDVIKAGQLADYSPVKGAMVIRPTGYALWESMQADLDRRFKETGHVNAYFPLLIPESFMTKEAEHVEGFAPECAVVTHGGGKKLDEPLYIRPTSETIIGHMYAKWLTSWRELPILINQWANVLRWEMRTRLFLRTSEFLWQEGHTAHETAEEAQDETLKMLEVYRAFSEDVLAIPVIKGRKTEKEKFPGAVATYCIEGFMQDGKALQMGTSHNLGQNFARAFEIKFTGRDNIEQLAWTTSWGVSTRLVGALIMAHSDDDGLVVPPRLAPKLGVVVPLWKNDEERASVEPFARRAFELLQSQLGALKVIWDSDTDKRPADRFFGWVQQGIPFRLEIGPRDAAQGSVCLVTRHDRQKRILSLAELEAGIAGILETMQAELYQQALERRTAGTVRVESWAEFQQAIQERKWVEAHWDGTGETEAAIKEATKATIRCLPFDWADEPGTCVFSGQPSARRVLFATAY, from the coding sequence GTGGCCCGCAACATCACCGCCCGTTCCCAGGACTACTCCGAGTGGTACCTGGACGTCATCAAGGCCGGCCAGCTGGCCGACTACTCGCCCGTCAAGGGCGCCATGGTCATCCGTCCCACGGGTTACGCCCTCTGGGAGAGCATGCAGGCGGACCTGGACCGCCGCTTCAAGGAGACCGGCCACGTCAACGCCTACTTCCCGCTGCTCATCCCTGAGTCCTTCATGACCAAGGAGGCCGAGCACGTGGAGGGCTTCGCGCCGGAATGTGCCGTGGTCACCCACGGCGGCGGCAAGAAGCTCGACGAGCCGCTCTACATCCGCCCCACCAGCGAGACCATCATCGGCCACATGTACGCCAAGTGGCTGACCAGCTGGCGCGAGCTGCCCATCCTGATCAACCAGTGGGCCAACGTGCTGCGCTGGGAGATGCGCACGCGCCTCTTCCTGCGCACCAGCGAGTTCCTCTGGCAGGAGGGCCACACGGCCCACGAGACGGCGGAGGAAGCCCAGGACGAGACGCTGAAGATGCTCGAGGTCTACCGCGCCTTCTCCGAGGACGTGCTGGCCATCCCGGTGATCAAGGGCCGCAAGACCGAGAAAGAAAAGTTCCCCGGCGCCGTGGCCACCTACTGCATCGAGGGCTTCATGCAGGACGGCAAGGCCCTGCAGATGGGCACCAGCCACAACCTGGGGCAGAACTTCGCCCGGGCCTTCGAGATCAAATTCACCGGACGCGACAACATCGAGCAGCTGGCCTGGACCACCTCGTGGGGCGTCTCCACGCGGCTGGTGGGCGCGCTGATCATGGCCCACTCCGATGACGACGGGCTGGTGGTGCCGCCCCGGCTGGCCCCCAAGCTGGGCGTGGTGGTGCCGCTCTGGAAGAACGACGAGGAGCGGGCCTCGGTAGAACCCTTCGCCCGCCGGGCCTTTGAGCTGCTGCAGAGCCAACTGGGCGCGTTGAAAGTGATCTGGGATTCCGACACGGACAAGCGTCCGGCGGACCGCTTCTTCGGCTGGGTCCAGCAGGGCATCCCCTTCCGGCTGGAGATCGGCCCGCGCGACGCGGCCCAGGGCAGCGTCTGTCTGGTGACACGCCACGACCGCCAGAAGCGGATTCTCAGCCTGGCCGAGCTGGAGGCCGGGATCGCCGGCATCCTGGAGACCATGCAGGCCGAACTCTACCAGCAGGCGCTGGAGCGACGCACGGCGGGCACCGTGCGCGTGGAGAGCTGGGCGGAGTTCCAGCAGGCGATCCAGGAGCGCAAATGGGTGGAAGCCCACTGGGACGGCACGGGCGAAACCGAGGCGGCCATCAAGGAGGCCACCAAGGCCACCATCCGCTGCCTGCCCTTTGACTGGGCGGACGAGCCCGGCACCTGCGTGTTCAGCGGCCAGCCCAGCGCGCGGCGCGTCCTGTTCGCCACCGCCTACTGA
- a CDS encoding zinc-dependent metalloprotease, with protein sequence MPARFHSHGHALGLAALLLLGLAAPPAARAADDYDAFFSLSIPGPEGGPKKGGAKDEKPPFAEVLAGADTLGGLFTLYHLPRTDACWLEIQPDQLGRDYILSFTQETGAGGQGVLAGVPAGHMVVRFDKVGERILLTRRNLMFRAAAEPAAAMVERSRSDSPLASFKLAAQAEPERGSWLVPLNDWFLGDPLRTAQRLKHALGSDFSPVEGRGRWTRLQSFPANLELGARLGFQTERPAQGWSLLEDPRALEIEVRASLSELPAAPFTPRLADPRVGYFETGWRLWGDDGREDPMVHVANRWRLEKREPEAALSEPVQPIVYWLENTIPAEYRAAVRRGAELWNLAFERAGFQNAFVVKQMPDDADWDPADIRYNTIRWISSNEPSFGAMGPSQVNPYTGEILNADIVVEADMVRRVAWGWRASIAPLGRRAADAGQEAALPAAGEGLLLALQQAGERQAAAWADPEQGGVHSCSVAQELAEQAGLAGARLASAGQLAPGDPLPWPIVEQYLIQVVAHEVGHTLGLRHNFAASALLPFAGLWDSTATGATGLTGSVMEYNGACVALDPARQGDYYTRTLGPYDLFAIEWGYRPTGETDPAADARALQPLLERSAREAGLRYGTDEDAYDVRGWGSAVDPGIRVFDLSSDEEAWTRHQLELARALLATGPEQILTPGDDPALYRRAWERAFGAYWAALEPLPRYVGALEYRRQPWGQGVDPLQAWAVDEQRALLDLLLAAALDPAPWRGAGPALERFGPGWSWSFDGSREVERLDTPLRGWLAEQRGRLLADLYCPARLSRVVELEARLPKGRVLGLDELFAKVRTGIWSQAPADPAARDLQRLHVGLLSELLLEKKLRELPEDARLLARADLQGIRAQLAAWQKSAGGDRLQAQHLQDLAERITLALERERAKL encoded by the coding sequence ATGCCTGCCCGCTTCCACTCTCACGGCCACGCGCTGGGCTTGGCCGCCCTGCTCCTGCTGGGGCTGGCCGCGCCGCCCGCCGCCCGCGCCGCGGACGATTACGACGCCTTCTTCAGCCTGAGCATCCCGGGTCCCGAGGGCGGGCCGAAGAAGGGCGGGGCCAAGGACGAGAAGCCGCCCTTCGCCGAGGTGCTGGCCGGGGCGGACACCCTGGGCGGGCTGTTCACGCTCTACCACCTGCCGCGCACCGACGCCTGCTGGCTGGAGATCCAGCCCGACCAGTTGGGCCGGGACTATATCCTCTCCTTCACCCAGGAGACCGGCGCGGGCGGGCAGGGCGTGCTGGCCGGCGTGCCCGCCGGGCACATGGTGGTGCGCTTCGACAAGGTGGGCGAGCGCATCCTGCTCACCCGCCGCAACCTGATGTTCCGCGCCGCGGCCGAGCCCGCCGCCGCCATGGTGGAGCGTTCGCGCAGCGATTCGCCCCTGGCCAGTTTCAAGCTGGCCGCCCAGGCCGAACCCGAGCGCGGCTCGTGGCTGGTGCCGCTCAACGACTGGTTCCTGGGCGATCCCCTGCGCACGGCTCAGCGCCTGAAGCATGCCCTGGGCTCGGACTTCAGCCCCGTGGAGGGCCGCGGACGCTGGACGCGCCTGCAGAGCTTCCCGGCCAACCTCGAGCTGGGCGCGCGGCTGGGCTTCCAGACCGAGCGGCCCGCCCAGGGCTGGAGCCTGCTGGAGGATCCACGCGCGCTGGAGATCGAGGTGCGGGCCAGTCTGTCGGAGCTGCCCGCCGCGCCCTTCACGCCCCGCCTGGCCGACCCGCGGGTGGGCTACTTCGAGACGGGCTGGCGGCTCTGGGGCGACGACGGCCGCGAGGATCCGATGGTCCACGTGGCCAACCGCTGGCGGCTGGAGAAGCGCGAACCGGAGGCCGCCCTGTCCGAGCCCGTCCAGCCCATCGTCTACTGGCTGGAGAACACCATTCCCGCGGAGTATCGCGCCGCCGTCCGCCGGGGCGCCGAACTCTGGAACCTGGCCTTCGAGCGGGCGGGCTTCCAGAACGCCTTCGTGGTGAAGCAGATGCCCGACGACGCGGACTGGGATCCGGCGGACATCCGCTACAACACCATCCGCTGGATCTCGTCCAACGAGCCCTCCTTCGGCGCCATGGGACCCAGCCAGGTCAATCCTTACACGGGCGAGATCCTCAACGCCGACATCGTGGTGGAAGCCGACATGGTGCGGCGCGTGGCCTGGGGCTGGCGGGCCAGTATCGCGCCGCTGGGTCGGCGCGCGGCGGACGCGGGCCAGGAAGCGGCTCTGCCCGCCGCGGGCGAGGGCCTGCTGCTGGCGCTCCAGCAGGCGGGCGAACGGCAGGCCGCGGCCTGGGCGGATCCCGAGCAGGGCGGCGTCCACTCCTGCAGCGTCGCCCAGGAGCTGGCCGAGCAGGCCGGGCTGGCCGGCGCGCGGCTGGCCTCCGCCGGCCAATTGGCGCCGGGTGATCCGCTGCCCTGGCCCATCGTGGAGCAGTACCTGATCCAGGTGGTGGCGCACGAAGTGGGCCACACCCTGGGCCTGCGCCACAACTTCGCGGCCAGCGCCCTGCTGCCCTTCGCCGGCCTCTGGGACTCCACGGCCACGGGGGCGACGGGCCTGACCGGCTCGGTGATGGAGTACAACGGGGCCTGCGTGGCCCTGGACCCGGCCCGCCAGGGCGATTACTACACGCGCACCTTGGGACCCTACGACCTGTTCGCCATCGAGTGGGGCTACCGGCCCACGGGGGAGACGGATCCCGCCGCGGACGCCCGGGCCCTGCAGCCGCTGCTGGAGCGCTCCGCGCGCGAGGCGGGCCTGCGCTACGGCACGGACGAGGACGCCTACGACGTGCGCGGCTGGGGCAGCGCCGTGGATCCGGGCATCCGCGTCTTCGACCTGTCATCTGACGAGGAGGCCTGGACGCGCCACCAGCTGGAGCTGGCCCGTGCGCTGCTGGCCACGGGGCCGGAGCAGATCCTCACGCCGGGCGACGATCCGGCCCTCTACCGGCGCGCCTGGGAGCGGGCCTTCGGCGCCTACTGGGCCGCGCTGGAGCCGCTGCCCCGCTACGTGGGCGCGCTGGAATACCGCCGTCAGCCCTGGGGCCAGGGGGTGGATCCGCTGCAGGCCTGGGCCGTGGACGAGCAGCGCGCGCTGCTGGACCTGCTGCTGGCGGCGGCGCTGGATCCGGCTCCCTGGCGGGGAGCGGGCCCGGCCCTGGAGCGCTTCGGACCCGGCTGGAGCTGGAGTTTCGACGGCTCGCGCGAGGTGGAGCGGCTGGACACGCCGCTGCGCGGCTGGCTGGCCGAGCAACGGGGCCGCCTGCTGGCCGATCTCTACTGCCCGGCCCGGCTCTCCCGCGTGGTGGAGCTGGAGGCCCGCCTGCCCAAGGGGCGCGTGCTGGGCCTGGACGAGCTCTTCGCCAAGGTGCGGACCGGCATCTGGAGCCAGGCGCCCGCCGATCCGGCGGCCCGCGACCTGCAGCGCCTGCACGTGGGCCTCTTGAGCGAGCTTTTGTTGGAGAAGAAGCTGCGCGAGCTGCCCGAGGACGCGCGCCTGCTGGCCCGGGCGGACTTGCAGGGCATCCGCGCCCAGCTGGCGGCCTGGCAGAAGTCGGCGGGCGGCGACCGCCTGCAGGCCCAGCACCTGCAGGACCTGGCGGAGCGAATCACGCTGGCCCTGGAGCGGGAGCGGGCCAAACTGTAG
- a CDS encoding oligosaccharide flippase family protein yields the protein MSLTRQSLLLSLGRSSASLARLLVNLGVARLFGERLEIAAEYQNVWLVFNSTYMLFIFSLPSVLFYFHPRLDEAGRRYLMSLVHQILLSLGVVYGALLWLGAPWLRDFYHMSPDAVGHLRVFALYSFAMVGSAAMESTFNLLGRFKLLAVWMSVESALFLLLALGPLVAGAQPQLFQGPAALLGALWPTLSLEAASIRAVCWLLSGMALLKWAVFQLVLAARHPDMAWHPVKFVGARVKPLLGYALPITATTLVAYLAMYMDKNIVAAWFTDKAVYAKFQAGALEVPFVSVLVGSVSVVMLPHLSRLQHEGKLAEMADLLAEGVEKVAWLVFPIFTLLMVLADPLYVSFWGPAYAESALPFRLYLLLFPMRLMFYGQVLNNLGLQRWVLGTAAGDLLLNFVLAIILVRFHWAGPALATVIATLAEVVVFWHLLRRGLGQPLARILVPARLWRIARYSLVAGLAALAGRLAGRGALESILLGGTLHGLTFGALAWRAGLGERVMGEWRRRAAARKERTR from the coding sequence ATGAGCCTGACCCGGCAGAGCCTGCTGCTCAGCCTGGGCCGCTCCAGCGCCAGTCTGGCCCGCCTGCTGGTGAACCTGGGCGTGGCCCGCCTGTTCGGCGAGCGGCTCGAGATCGCCGCCGAGTACCAGAACGTCTGGCTGGTCTTCAACAGCACCTACATGCTCTTCATCTTTAGCCTGCCCAGCGTGCTGTTCTACTTCCATCCCCGGCTGGACGAGGCGGGTCGGCGCTACCTGATGAGCCTAGTGCACCAGATCCTGCTCAGCCTGGGCGTGGTCTACGGCGCGCTGCTCTGGCTGGGGGCGCCCTGGCTGCGGGACTTCTACCACATGAGTCCCGACGCGGTGGGCCACCTGCGGGTCTTCGCCCTCTACTCCTTCGCCATGGTGGGCTCGGCGGCGATGGAGTCCACCTTCAACCTGCTGGGGCGCTTCAAACTGCTGGCGGTCTGGATGAGCGTGGAGTCCGCGCTCTTCCTCCTGTTGGCGCTGGGCCCGCTGGTGGCCGGCGCGCAGCCTCAGCTGTTCCAGGGGCCGGCGGCACTGCTGGGCGCCCTCTGGCCCACGCTCAGCCTGGAGGCCGCCTCCATCCGCGCCGTCTGCTGGCTCTTGAGCGGCATGGCCCTGCTCAAGTGGGCGGTCTTCCAACTGGTGCTGGCCGCCCGCCATCCGGACATGGCCTGGCACCCGGTGAAGTTCGTCGGCGCGCGCGTCAAGCCCCTGCTCGGCTACGCGCTGCCCATCACGGCCACCACGCTGGTGGCCTACCTGGCCATGTACATGGACAAGAACATCGTGGCGGCCTGGTTCACGGACAAGGCCGTCTACGCCAAGTTCCAGGCCGGCGCGCTGGAAGTGCCCTTCGTCTCGGTGCTGGTGGGCAGCGTCTCCGTGGTCATGCTGCCGCATCTCTCGCGCCTGCAGCACGAGGGCAAGCTGGCCGAGATGGCCGACCTGCTGGCCGAGGGCGTGGAGAAGGTGGCCTGGCTGGTCTTCCCGATCTTCACCCTGCTGATGGTGCTGGCCGACCCGCTCTACGTGTCCTTCTGGGGTCCGGCCTACGCCGAGTCCGCCCTGCCCTTCCGCCTCTACCTGCTGCTCTTTCCCATGCGCCTGATGTTCTACGGCCAGGTGCTGAACAACCTGGGCCTGCAGCGCTGGGTGCTGGGCACGGCGGCCGGGGACCTCCTGCTCAACTTCGTCCTGGCCATCATCCTGGTGCGCTTCCACTGGGCCGGACCCGCGCTGGCCACGGTCATCGCCACCCTGGCCGAAGTGGTGGTGTTCTGGCACCTGCTGCGGCGCGGATTGGGCCAGCCCCTGGCCCGGATCCTCGTGCCCGCGCGGCTCTGGCGCATCGCGCGCTACTCGCTTGTGGCCGGGCTGGCCGCGCTGGCGGGCCGGCTGGCGGGGCGCGGGGCGCTGGAGAGCATCCTGCTGGGCGGGACGCTCCACGGCCTGACCTTCGGGGCCCTGGCCTGGCGGGCCGGACTGGGCGAGCGCGTGATGGGAGAGTGGCGTCGCCGGGCGGCGGCGCGAAAGGAGAGGACGCGATGA
- a CDS encoding FAD-binding domain-containing protein → MTLVWLTHSLRRHDNPALAVARDEPALLILDPAPPLPERSGAWRARSLRLFLAEAEAAGRPVLDARRLDAAAWDALRGLDPRREVQLDLGDPAAAAAARTRLVVAGLTPILHEPGLCPQPELLIGPAGRLPRSFSAFQRLFVSRVEISAPRPEPDQHPWLGALPAELANYRLRLADLPAAPALPAGNWQPGEAAALARLQAFREADWPADPAAWERADGGGSSFLSPWLARGELGPRTVWQALDEEARDPARAARARSLQRQLIWREYALALLREHPDLAWEPVAPAWRDFPRRPDAARLAAWRAGRTGIPIVDAAQRQLYAEGWIHNRLRMMTGTWLVKQLGQPWTDGLKVFEEWLVDWDPALNAMNWQWCAGCGVDAQPWFRLFSPERQAERADPDGRLLRRWLPELNSLSLETARRAWTLTPLERAATGYPAAQPDPVQGRQEALAAWERFRARP, encoded by the coding sequence ATGACTCTCGTCTGGTTGACCCACAGCCTGCGCCGGCACGACAATCCCGCTCTGGCGGTGGCCCGGGACGAACCCGCGCTGCTGATCCTGGACCCCGCCCCGCCGCTGCCGGAGCGGTCCGGTGCCTGGCGCGCCCGCAGCCTGCGCCTCTTTCTGGCGGAGGCGGAAGCTGCCGGCCGGCCCGTGCTGGACGCCCGCCGACTGGACGCAGCGGCCTGGGACGCGCTGCGCGGGCTGGATCCGCGCCGCGAAGTGCAGCTGGATCTGGGCGATCCCGCCGCCGCCGCCGCGGCGCGGACCCGGCTGGTGGTGGCAGGCCTGACTCCCATCCTGCACGAACCAGGCCTCTGTCCCCAGCCCGAGCTGTTGATCGGCCCGGCCGGGCGCCTGCCGCGCTCCTTCTCGGCCTTCCAGCGCCTCTTCGTGTCCCGGGTGGAGATCAGCGCACCGCGACCGGAGCCGGACCAACATCCCTGGCTGGGCGCGCTCCCCGCCGAGCTGGCGAACTACCGCCTGCGCCTGGCGGATCTCCCCGCCGCCCCGGCCCTGCCCGCCGGCAACTGGCAACCCGGCGAGGCCGCGGCGCTGGCCCGCCTGCAGGCCTTCCGGGAGGCGGATTGGCCGGCGGATCCCGCCGCCTGGGAGCGCGCCGACGGCGGCGGTTCGTCCTTTCTTTCGCCCTGGCTGGCCCGGGGCGAGCTGGGCCCGCGCACGGTCTGGCAGGCCCTGGACGAGGAGGCGCGGGATCCCGCCCGGGCGGCCCGGGCCCGCAGCCTGCAGCGCCAGCTGATCTGGCGTGAGTACGCCCTGGCCCTCTTGCGCGAGCATCCCGACCTGGCCTGGGAACCCGTCGCCCCGGCCTGGCGGGACTTTCCGCGCCGCCCGGACGCCGCACGGCTGGCCGCCTGGCGCGCAGGCCGGACGGGCATTCCCATCGTGGATGCCGCCCAGCGCCAGCTCTACGCGGAGGGCTGGATCCACAACCGCCTGCGGATGATGACGGGCACCTGGCTGGTCAAGCAGCTGGGCCAGCCCTGGACGGACGGACTCAAGGTCTTCGAGGAGTGGCTGGTGGACTGGGACCCGGCGCTGAACGCCATGAACTGGCAGTGGTGCGCGGGTTGCGGCGTGGACGCCCAGCCCTGGTTCCGGCTCTTCAGCCCGGAAAGGCAGGCCGAGCGCGCAGATCCCGACGGGCGCCTGCTGAGGCGCTGGCTGCCCGAACTGAACTCGCTCTCCCTGGAGACGGCCCGCCGGGCCTGGACGCTGACACCCCTTGAGCGGGCGGCCACGGGCTACCCGGCGGCGCAGCCGGATCCCGTCCAGGGTCGGCAGGAAGCGCTGGCGGCCTGGGAGCGCTTTCGGGCCCGGCCCTGA
- a CDS encoding HAMP domain-containing sensor histidine kinase, with amino-acid sequence MSQLITPDLLDSLPIRIYLVDREHRARGLDGRELETPGAVHDSDCRLCTALTEQCPIRLSLADGRRRHLELPPHMCGGEHYLELDILPLKGPEGGVLVLERELDLQDLELSRTDAGLERQIRQLDILNQVLAALQQSRDLDRILRIILAGLTFGKGLEFNRAFFFERQGDEIVGRLAVGPLSGEEAARIWNRGDLTDLSLGELFQNLGPEEDDRPIQRRVESIRFHLLAAAPQLRAALDRPGCTCLRVPELREPGSLCLLDLTGSSESWLAPVRVPASPGREAEETRGFLLVDNAITNRPPTSDHLDALVSCARHLGFALERARMNQELDHRLEELQEAYQQLDRGQELLLKSEKMAAVGRVTGNLAHEIKTPLMSIGGFARLLVRELEGQEKPRSHADLVLRECKRIERILEALMDYGAPQILRRDRLDLRERLLQLRDRLEDAFRERGIQLSVDTPAEPCWVWGDVLRLDQMLHAQVQNVLDLNEVRRDGVRRCSLLSISLRLEAEGLSISVADDGPGVPVTLLDTLFEPFVSGRDGALGLGLAQARDIARLHEGELRLLQPGRLGGAEFITTLHGRNHGQDPVRG; translated from the coding sequence ATGTCGCAGTTGATCACCCCGGACCTGCTGGACAGCCTGCCCATCCGCATCTACCTCGTGGACCGCGAGCACCGCGCCCGGGGACTGGACGGGCGTGAGCTGGAGACGCCCGGAGCCGTCCACGACTCCGATTGCCGCCTCTGCACGGCCCTGACCGAGCAGTGCCCCATCCGGCTCAGCCTGGCGGACGGGCGTCGGCGCCACCTGGAGCTGCCGCCCCACATGTGCGGCGGCGAGCACTACCTCGAGCTGGACATCCTGCCCCTCAAGGGACCCGAGGGCGGCGTGCTGGTCCTGGAGCGCGAGCTGGACCTGCAGGACCTGGAGCTCAGCCGGACGGACGCCGGCCTGGAGCGCCAGATTCGCCAGCTGGACATCCTGAACCAGGTGCTGGCCGCCCTGCAGCAGAGTCGAGACCTGGACCGCATCCTGCGGATCATCCTGGCCGGCCTGACCTTCGGCAAGGGGCTGGAGTTCAACCGCGCCTTCTTCTTCGAGCGCCAGGGCGACGAGATCGTCGGCCGGCTGGCGGTGGGCCCGCTCTCCGGCGAGGAGGCCGCGCGGATCTGGAACCGCGGCGACCTGACGGACTTGAGCCTAGGCGAGCTCTTCCAGAACCTGGGTCCCGAGGAGGACGACCGGCCCATCCAGCGCCGGGTGGAGAGCATCCGCTTCCACCTGCTGGCCGCCGCGCCTCAGCTGCGCGCGGCCCTGGACCGGCCGGGTTGCACGTGCCTGCGCGTGCCCGAGCTGCGCGAGCCGGGCAGCCTCTGCCTGCTGGACCTGACGGGTAGCTCCGAGTCCTGGCTGGCGCCCGTGCGCGTGCCGGCCAGTCCGGGCCGCGAGGCGGAGGAGACCCGGGGCTTTCTGCTGGTGGACAACGCCATCACCAACCGCCCGCCCACCAGCGACCACCTGGACGCGCTGGTCAGCTGCGCGCGGCACCTGGGCTTCGCGCTGGAGCGCGCCCGCATGAACCAGGAGCTGGACCACCGGCTGGAGGAACTCCAGGAGGCCTACCAGCAGCTGGACCGCGGCCAGGAGCTGCTGCTCAAGAGCGAGAAGATGGCCGCCGTGGGACGCGTGACGGGCAACCTGGCCCACGAGATCAAGACGCCGCTGATGTCCATCGGCGGCTTCGCACGCCTCTTGGTGCGGGAGTTGGAGGGCCAGGAGAAGCCGCGCTCCCACGCGGACCTGGTGCTGCGGGAGTGCAAGCGCATCGAGCGGATCCTCGAGGCGCTGATGGACTACGGCGCGCCCCAGATCCTGCGCCGCGACCGGCTGGACCTGCGCGAGCGTCTGCTGCAGCTGCGCGACCGGCTGGAGGACGCCTTCCGCGAGCGCGGCATCCAGCTCAGCGTGGACACGCCCGCCGAGCCCTGCTGGGTCTGGGGCGACGTGCTGCGGTTGGATCAAATGCTCCACGCCCAGGTGCAGAACGTGCTGGACCTGAACGAGGTCCGGCGGGACGGCGTGCGGCGCTGCAGCCTGCTCAGCATCAGCCTGCGCCTGGAGGCCGAGGGTCTCTCGATCTCCGTGGCCGACGACGGACCGGGCGTGCCCGTGACCCTGCTCGACACCCTGTTCGAACCCTTTGTCAGCGGCCGGGACGGCGCCCTGGGACTGGGCTTGGCCCAGGCCCGCGACATCGCCCGCCTGCACGAGGGCGAGTTGCGCCTGCTGCAGCCCGGCCGGCTGGGCGGCGCGGAGTTCATCACCACCCTGCATGGGAGGAATCATGGCCAGGATCCTGTTCGCGGATGA